Proteins encoded together in one Rubripirellula reticaptiva window:
- a CDS encoding ABC transporter ATP-binding protein encodes MTTTNAAAPSTIRCDQLSIEYSGGVRAVEDVTISAVAGEILALVGPSGCGKTTLLRLMAGLESPTSGQVTLRPPASGVHGEIAFVFQQPTLLPWRTALENVTLPLELISRGSRADRRAAATDLLARVGLSDAMHRFPNQLSGGMKMRVSIARALVTGPSVLLLDEPFAALDDMLRTQLGELLLQLWDERRFTAVMVTHNIGESIVLSHRIAVMRAGRVIETLDSPLPFPRSDDVRSAPEFARFYGKISASLRGNA; translated from the coding sequence TTGACAACGACCAACGCCGCAGCCCCGTCAACCATTCGATGCGATCAGCTTTCGATCGAGTATTCTGGCGGGGTGAGGGCGGTTGAGGATGTCACGATTTCAGCGGTTGCTGGCGAAATCTTAGCTCTGGTTGGACCGAGCGGATGCGGGAAAACAACTTTGCTGCGTTTGATGGCAGGGCTAGAGTCACCGACGTCTGGGCAAGTGACTTTGAGACCGCCCGCGTCAGGCGTTCATGGCGAAATCGCTTTTGTGTTCCAGCAGCCGACATTGTTGCCGTGGCGAACGGCTCTTGAAAATGTTACGTTGCCACTGGAATTGATTTCACGTGGCAGTCGTGCTGATCGCCGCGCCGCTGCGACGGACTTGTTAGCACGAGTTGGATTGTCGGATGCCATGCATCGCTTTCCCAACCAATTGTCAGGCGGAATGAAGATGCGCGTTTCGATCGCGCGAGCTCTGGTGACTGGGCCAAGTGTATTGTTGCTCGACGAGCCCTTTGCGGCGCTCGATGATATGCTGCGGACACAGCTGGGCGAGTTGCTGTTGCAGTTGTGGGACGAACGACGATTTACCGCAGTGATGGTGACTCACAATATTGGCGAGTCGATTGTATTGTCGCACCGAATCGCTGTCATGCGTGCCGGACGTGTGATCGAAACGCTTGACAGCCCTTTGCCCTTCCCACGATCCGATGACGTTCGAAGTGCGCCCGAGTTCGCTCGGTTCTATGGCAAGATCAGCGCGTCATTGCGAGGCAATGCATGA
- a CDS encoding CotH kinase family protein gives MTVGAQPPEFGPPGFGPPGFGPGGPGGPPGGPDRELLEQFDADKNGWLQVDERKQALAYLNENPAPQRGFGGPGGGPGSGRGGKGFAPPDGDRPARDGEGPNNPDRGRFGGPGRGGPGGGGPGGGGPPGMGRGRPEATEGMKVEKSSVKPLQADLYDTSVLRTIFIDFDNPEWEKELEAFHGSDIDVAATLTVDGNTYPNVGIHFRGASSYGMVPAGYKRSLNVSMDMADKDQRLLGYKTLNLLNGSSDESMMSSVLYSHIASQYMPVMKANFVRVVINGENWGVYSNVQQFNKEFLKENYQSDEGARWKVSGSPRGGGGMDYRGEDPDKYGHPYEQKSGGKKATAKMIEFCRVLDQTPPDALPAALEPIADVDELLWFLALDNALINSDGYWVRASDFNIFLDENDKFHFIAHDMNEAFRGAGGGPGGPGGPGGPGGGFRGGPDGRGEPGSRGLGERRPDERRPGDRGREDRGREERGREERGREERGRENFGDRARSIAASSPLELDPLIGLDDASKPLRSKLLAVPAYREKYLANIRKIAETSLDWNNIGPFIESQTALIDEAIKTETRKLGTYEAFVAATRPKTDEAPAEHTQQFRGGHGSMNLKEFADGRRKFLLEKTK, from the coding sequence TTGACTGTTGGAGCTCAGCCACCGGAGTTTGGCCCGCCAGGATTTGGGCCGCCGGGATTTGGGCCAGGAGGCCCCGGGGGACCGCCGGGAGGGCCTGACCGTGAACTGCTGGAGCAATTCGATGCTGACAAAAATGGCTGGCTTCAAGTCGACGAACGAAAACAAGCACTCGCGTACTTGAATGAAAACCCTGCGCCGCAGCGAGGTTTCGGCGGACCCGGCGGAGGGCCTGGTAGCGGACGGGGCGGAAAAGGTTTTGCCCCACCCGATGGTGATCGACCAGCGCGTGACGGCGAGGGACCTAACAACCCCGACCGCGGTAGATTTGGTGGGCCAGGTCGCGGAGGCCCAGGTGGCGGAGGCCCAGGTGGCGGTGGACCTCCGGGAATGGGACGTGGTCGCCCCGAAGCAACCGAAGGCATGAAGGTCGAAAAATCGTCTGTCAAACCTTTGCAAGCCGACCTCTATGACACCAGCGTCCTACGAACCATCTTCATCGACTTCGACAATCCCGAATGGGAGAAAGAACTCGAAGCCTTTCACGGCAGCGATATCGATGTCGCTGCAACTCTGACCGTTGACGGCAATACGTACCCTAACGTCGGAATTCACTTCCGGGGTGCGTCGTCCTACGGCATGGTCCCCGCGGGATACAAACGGTCACTCAATGTCTCGATGGACATGGCGGACAAGGACCAACGTTTGCTCGGATACAAGACGCTGAACTTGCTTAACGGGTCAAGCGACGAGTCGATGATGAGCAGCGTTTTGTATTCGCACATCGCTAGCCAGTATATGCCGGTCATGAAAGCGAACTTTGTTCGTGTCGTCATCAATGGCGAGAACTGGGGCGTCTACTCAAACGTGCAACAGTTCAACAAAGAATTCTTGAAAGAGAACTACCAGTCCGACGAAGGGGCAAGATGGAAAGTCAGCGGCTCACCTCGTGGCGGTGGTGGAATGGACTATCGCGGTGAAGATCCCGACAAGTATGGGCATCCCTACGAACAAAAGTCAGGCGGAAAGAAGGCGACGGCTAAAATGATCGAATTCTGTCGCGTGCTGGATCAAACACCGCCCGACGCATTGCCTGCGGCACTCGAACCGATTGCCGATGTCGACGAGTTGCTGTGGTTCTTGGCACTCGACAACGCACTGATAAACTCCGATGGATATTGGGTCCGCGCCAGCGACTTCAACATCTTCTTGGACGAAAACGACAAGTTTCACTTCATCGCCCACGATATGAACGAGGCGTTTCGTGGTGCAGGTGGTGGCCCGGGCGGTCCCGGTGGACCTGGTGGCCCAGGCGGAGGTTTTCGCGGTGGTCCAGATGGACGCGGTGAACCAGGTAGTCGTGGGCTCGGCGAAAGACGGCCTGATGAACGACGACCTGGCGATCGAGGTCGTGAAGATCGAGGTCGTGAAGAACGAGGACGTGAAGAACGAGGACGTGAAGAACGAGGACGTGAAAACTTCGGCGATCGTGCTCGCAGCATCGCCGCTTCCTCGCCATTGGAACTCGATCCACTGATCGGACTCGACGACGCCAGCAAACCGCTTCGCAGCAAATTGCTAGCTGTGCCTGCGTACCGTGAAAAGTATCTTGCAAACATTCGCAAGATTGCCGAAACATCACTCGACTGGAACAACATTGGACCGTTCATCGAATCCCAGACCGCGCTCATTGACGAAGCGATCAAGACTGAAACGCGAAAGCTCGGTACCTATGAAGCGTTTGTCGCGGCAACCCGACCTAAGACCGACGAAGCCCCTGCCGAACATACCCAGCAATTTCGTGGCGGTCACGGCAGCATGAACTTGAAGGAATTTGCCGATGGACGTCGTAAATTTTTGCTAGAGAAAACAAAATGA
- a CDS encoding type II secretion system protein GspK, with translation MNYHPFDVRKLDERGSQPNVVARRRKPRQGFFLVLVLIVVAVATMAVYSFTELMLAYDDSAYLAGDLVQARVNVESATESVRLILAQPPDTRIDFGGVYNNPQLFQAVNVSGGIDGSLPSNFSILAPDLTEMGTLGGIRFGLQNESARLNLNALVVLEENGGGLVSAVAAASDETADADLQSDNIAVSLLMSLPGMTEDVAEAILDWIDEDEDVRPFGAETEYYETLPTPYSAANGPLHSVEELLLVRGVTPSLLFGADVNRNGVIDPDEQQRFGVSIDTSGSLGWAAYLTVHGSEANRRRNGDPRVDVNQDDLEALYDELLDALGDETYASFIVAFRIAGQSTSLTSAVAAATGGNTGGNQAQTAQSGGAWSVDLLDQMDLTGGGGTSLTQILDLVDATVTVGDGDQARSYTSPFSSDPISASVAMPILMDALSTQDVDAMPGRINLNECPAELLYGIPLLSEEAVQAILETRQAESDDLNRNFESWLMVEGLLTLDELRQVTPLLTCGGDVYRGQIVGYFEGSGAAARVEVIVDATTVNPKIVSWRDLSHLGRGFDQSVLGLRSVTEQQ, from the coding sequence GTGAATTACCACCCTTTCGATGTTCGCAAATTGGATGAACGAGGATCGCAGCCAAACGTCGTGGCGCGTAGACGGAAACCTCGCCAAGGTTTCTTTCTGGTGCTGGTTTTGATCGTGGTCGCGGTCGCGACGATGGCGGTGTATTCGTTCACCGAGTTGATGTTGGCGTATGACGATTCGGCCTACCTGGCCGGCGATTTGGTTCAGGCTCGCGTGAACGTCGAATCGGCGACTGAGTCGGTGCGTTTAATTTTGGCGCAGCCACCTGACACTCGAATCGACTTTGGCGGCGTCTACAACAACCCGCAGCTTTTTCAAGCAGTCAATGTTTCCGGTGGAATTGATGGTTCGCTGCCGTCGAATTTTTCGATTTTGGCGCCCGATCTGACCGAAATGGGGACTCTTGGCGGGATTCGATTTGGGCTACAGAACGAGTCTGCCCGTTTGAATTTGAATGCGTTGGTAGTGTTGGAGGAAAACGGTGGCGGATTAGTCTCGGCGGTCGCTGCGGCTAGCGATGAAACCGCGGACGCTGATTTGCAATCCGATAACATTGCAGTTTCATTGTTGATGTCGCTCCCTGGGATGACCGAAGACGTGGCCGAAGCAATATTGGACTGGATCGACGAAGACGAAGATGTTCGTCCGTTCGGTGCTGAAACGGAATATTACGAAACGTTGCCGACGCCCTACTCGGCTGCCAATGGACCGCTGCACAGTGTCGAAGAATTGCTGCTGGTTCGCGGTGTGACGCCGTCATTGTTGTTTGGTGCAGATGTCAATCGAAATGGCGTGATTGATCCTGATGAACAGCAGCGGTTCGGTGTCAGCATTGACACCTCGGGTTCGCTCGGTTGGGCGGCCTATTTGACCGTGCATGGATCCGAAGCTAACCGACGGCGTAATGGCGACCCACGAGTCGATGTCAACCAAGATGATTTGGAAGCTCTGTATGACGAGTTACTCGATGCGTTAGGCGACGAGACCTATGCGAGCTTCATTGTTGCTTTCCGGATCGCGGGGCAATCAACTTCGCTGACCTCGGCCGTCGCTGCGGCAACCGGTGGCAACACGGGTGGAAACCAGGCCCAAACGGCTCAGTCGGGCGGTGCTTGGTCAGTTGATTTGTTGGATCAGATGGACCTGACCGGTGGTGGCGGAACGTCTTTGACGCAGATTTTAGACCTTGTCGATGCGACGGTCACGGTAGGGGACGGCGACCAAGCCCGCTCGTACACGTCGCCTTTTTCGAGCGATCCGATTTCAGCTTCGGTGGCGATGCCAATTTTGATGGACGCTTTGTCGACTCAAGATGTCGACGCGATGCCGGGACGGATTAATCTGAATGAATGTCCGGCTGAGTTGTTGTATGGAATACCGCTGCTCAGCGAAGAAGCGGTGCAGGCGATTTTGGAAACTCGCCAAGCCGAATCAGACGATCTAAACCGCAATTTTGAATCCTGGTTGATGGTCGAGGGATTGTTGACGCTCGACGAACTGAGACAAGTGACGCCGCTGTTGACCTGTGGCGGTGACGTTTATCGAGGACAAATCGTGGGGTACTTCGAAGGCAGTGGCGCGGCGGCGCGAGTCGAAGTGATCGTCGATGCGACCACGGTCAATCCAAAGATAGTTTCCTGGCGCGATCTCAGCCATTTGGGCAGAGGTTTCGATCAATCGGTACTCGGTCTGCGAAGCGTGACCGAACAGCAATAG
- a CDS encoding prepilin-type N-terminal cleavage/methylation domain-containing protein, translating to MIKSRRGGFSLLEILLALAILGGAMAMLSQIAETGTSAAREARDLSVARLMCQSKLSETLLDVASGISPQTVLTTPLASFDSGSMTSFNYSLEVQPGQMDGLLILRITVVAESPNGGPPLATYSLTRWIVDPTLGLEAAEAEAEALKALESEEAAL from the coding sequence GTGATCAAGTCGCGTCGCGGCGGATTTTCGCTGCTTGAAATTTTGCTTGCTCTGGCCATTCTTGGCGGTGCGATGGCAATGTTAAGTCAAATTGCCGAAACCGGCACGTCCGCGGCAAGAGAGGCACGCGATTTGTCGGTCGCGCGGCTAATGTGCCAATCAAAATTGTCGGAAACGTTGCTCGATGTGGCATCCGGCATTTCGCCGCAAACAGTGCTAACGACACCGCTTGCATCGTTTGATTCCGGTTCGATGACGTCGTTCAACTACAGCCTTGAAGTCCAACCAGGTCAAATGGACGGACTGTTGATTTTGCGAATCACCGTGGTGGCCGAGAGTCCGAACGGCGGGCCGCCGCTGGCGACTTACTCGCTGACGCGATGGATCGTGGATCCGACCTTGGGATTGGAAGCGGCCGAGGCGGAAGCCGAAGCACTCAAGGCGCTCGAGTCCGAGGAGGCTGCACTGTGA
- a CDS encoding type II secretion system protein GspG, whose protein sequence is MRSRISRSRRLSSRSINATSRRNHSLKNAGFTLLELLLVLAILVVIGGIVTVNIGGASTEAKVNATKTQLNGLKNNIQMFQIRMNTLPETLEALRDGPSDAAKKAKWVAPIINEIPTDAWENSLVYTVNGNTYEIRSGGVDGQANTEDDIIVEGS, encoded by the coding sequence ATGCGAAGCCGAATTTCCCGCTCCCGCCGTCTGAGTTCCCGCTCAATCAACGCCACTAGCCGTCGAAACCACAGTCTCAAGAACGCTGGTTTTACCCTTCTTGAACTGCTGCTCGTGCTGGCCATTTTGGTCGTGATTGGCGGCATCGTGACTGTCAATATTGGCGGTGCATCGACGGAAGCGAAGGTCAATGCGACAAAAACTCAGCTCAACGGTCTGAAAAACAATATCCAGATGTTTCAGATCCGGATGAACACGCTGCCCGAAACGCTCGAGGCCCTTCGCGATGGACCGAGTGACGCGGCCAAAAAAGCCAAATGGGTCGCTCCGATCATCAACGAAATCCCCACCGATGCGTGGGAAAACAGTCTCGTTTACACCGTCAACGGCAATACCTACGAAATCCGCAGTGGTGGAGTTGACGGACAAGCCAATACCGAAGACGACATCATCGTTGAAGGGTCGTAG
- a CDS encoding cadherin repeat domain-containing protein gives MTQRERFLAILVGGLLIAGGIWWGFGNYRSAVKKRTNEITRLQQEQQRLTEQQLQGEYANRQMGEYMVRSLPGNLEIAQGLYQQWLISIVQQNDVSGYSVDPLGPRPVGGLYQQMSFRVLGSADIPKTISLLHSFYAKDYLHRIRDLSVRPAKTGGFTVEMTVDAIALMSAPDQLPERNDPSWRVDDEFVVYRDTIMNRNLFQPPNQPPSYAGSPTIEAIIGRNTPAPLAFKDAEGNTLTYELIDGPTELVSLNATSGTLQINSPEKQEFPITVMVTDNGYPARTTEQRLTVKVVDPPPPPSPEPEKPKFDDATQTVLTGLVKGRGDWEAWMHVRTRDKTLKLRVGDKFEIGTLKGEVVEVTRRYAVLEIDGRRFNLEQSGNLSEAAKAAEED, from the coding sequence ATGACTCAACGTGAACGCTTTTTAGCAATTTTGGTAGGCGGTCTGTTGATCGCTGGTGGTATCTGGTGGGGCTTCGGAAATTACCGCTCGGCCGTTAAGAAACGGACCAACGAGATTACGCGTCTGCAACAAGAGCAGCAGCGGTTGACCGAACAGCAGTTACAAGGTGAATACGCAAATCGCCAGATGGGCGAGTACATGGTGCGTTCGTTGCCTGGCAATTTAGAAATCGCGCAAGGCCTATATCAACAGTGGCTGATCAGCATCGTCCAGCAGAACGATGTTAGCGGCTACAGCGTCGACCCACTTGGGCCTCGTCCAGTCGGTGGCCTGTACCAACAAATGTCATTTCGAGTGCTCGGCTCGGCGGACATCCCCAAAACGATTAGCTTGCTTCATTCGTTTTATGCAAAAGACTACCTGCATCGCATTCGCGATTTGTCGGTGCGGCCAGCCAAGACAGGTGGCTTTACCGTCGAGATGACGGTGGATGCGATCGCGCTGATGTCGGCGCCGGATCAACTGCCCGAGCGAAATGATCCGTCTTGGCGAGTTGACGATGAATTTGTGGTTTATCGCGACACGATCATGAACCGTAATCTATTTCAACCGCCGAATCAGCCGCCAAGCTATGCGGGCAGCCCTACGATTGAAGCGATCATCGGACGCAACACGCCGGCACCACTGGCATTTAAGGATGCCGAAGGGAATACGTTGACGTACGAATTGATTGACGGCCCTACAGAACTCGTTTCGTTGAACGCGACTTCTGGAACACTGCAAATCAATAGTCCGGAAAAGCAAGAGTTTCCGATTACCGTCATGGTCACCGATAACGGTTACCCAGCGAGAACGACGGAGCAGAGACTGACTGTCAAAGTCGTCGATCCGCCACCGCCACCGTCGCCTGAACCGGAAAAGCCAAAGTTTGATGACGCAACGCAAACCGTTCTGACGGGTTTGGTAAAAGGTCGTGGCGATTGGGAGGCCTGGATGCACGTCCGGACCCGAGATAAGACGTTGAAGCTGCGTGTCGGTGACAAGTTTGAAATCGGGACGCTGAAGGGCGAAGTCGTTGAGGTGACACGTCGCTATGCTGTCTTAGAGATCGACGGACGACGTTTCAATTTGGAACAGTCTGGTAACCTAAGCGAAGCCGCCAAAGCAGCAGAAGAAGATTGA
- a CDS encoding DUF1570 domain-containing protein — protein MGLPLLKLAHETVILGRDGWMHSLNPKSSSSQIRQTNQPYEPISVTELRNELRAEFRHGFEVLATKNFLVVQPEGRGNRWPTLFEQSHRGFTDYMTKRGVNVREGRFPMVAIVLPDENAMYREFNKLDIEVRRVAGLYSGESNRVMTHEGGNREQTAATVRHEAAHQSAYNSGVHSRLSETPRWISEGIGQMFEPAGMTNARSSTRLNDRINQESVGFIKQTYSGRDDHRFAQSVMQLISDNTMFENPNQVSEAYHVAWAMMFYLAERESPKFANLLNTTASRPAFRDYPRADRIKDFERIVGCEVMEFSKKVSWWIQSI, from the coding sequence ATGGGATTGCCGCTCCTGAAACTGGCTCACGAAACGGTGATCCTAGGCCGCGATGGCTGGATGCATTCGCTCAACCCCAAATCTTCGTCCTCGCAGATTCGTCAAACCAACCAACCCTACGAACCGATCAGTGTGACCGAACTTCGCAACGAGCTGCGAGCCGAATTCCGGCATGGCTTTGAAGTGCTCGCCACCAAGAACTTCCTCGTCGTCCAGCCCGAAGGCCGCGGCAACCGTTGGCCGACCCTGTTCGAGCAATCGCACCGCGGCTTCACCGACTACATGACCAAGCGGGGTGTCAACGTGCGAGAAGGACGGTTCCCGATGGTTGCAATCGTGCTGCCGGATGAAAACGCGATGTACCGCGAGTTCAACAAGCTCGATATCGAGGTCAGACGAGTCGCCGGGCTGTACTCGGGCGAAAGCAATCGAGTGATGACTCATGAAGGCGGCAACCGAGAACAAACAGCGGCGACCGTGCGGCACGAAGCGGCACACCAATCCGCCTACAACTCGGGCGTCCACAGCCGCCTGTCCGAAACGCCTCGCTGGATCAGCGAAGGTATCGGTCAGATGTTCGAACCAGCCGGAATGACCAACGCACGTTCGTCAACTCGCTTGAACGATCGCATCAACCAAGAGAGTGTCGGATTCATCAAACAAACTTACAGTGGTCGCGACGACCACCGGTTCGCTCAATCGGTGATGCAACTGATCAGTGACAACACAATGTTTGAAAACCCAAATCAAGTCAGCGAAGCCTATCACGTCGCTTGGGCAATGATGTTCTACCTTGCCGAACGAGAAAGCCCAAAGTTTGCGAATCTATTAAACACGACTGCGTCACGTCCAGCGTTCCGCGACTACCCACGCGCCGATCGCATCAAGGACTTTGAACGAATTGTTGGATGTGAGGTGATGGAGTTCAGCAAAAAAGTCAGTTGGTGGATTCAGTCGATCTAA
- a CDS encoding PulJ/GspJ family protein: MIVLIGSFMLLRRRTKSTLRSGFTLLEILLTLAMSVVLMILVGGAIQFYARDMNVRDMDIRQTQLAAAVMQMIEDDLRATLHTVPADMAGLESLLAASGGGESAAAGDGEDLSAAGIDSAVDDSAAVGTEAVDASSMDLSAGSAVLQTPGLIGNQSQIQIDLSRLPRLEEYVAMLDGTTSDIEDVPSDLKTVAYFVQPAGITGGVQDALATINEDQSLAEAVDDGSSENESGGLVRRSLDRAATLHAASTGALTLLNQTGELLAPEVLSIQFEYWDGITWQLMWSSDEYGELPLAVKVELAMSDPTALLADGSGLDPDAIRTFSHIVRLPLARPIDTTEEDVAGVAL, encoded by the coding sequence GTGATCGTCCTGATTGGTAGTTTCATGTTGTTACGCCGGAGAACGAAGTCAACTCTTCGTTCTGGCTTTACCCTGCTGGAGATTCTGCTGACGTTGGCGATGTCGGTGGTGTTGATGATTTTGGTCGGCGGTGCGATTCAGTTTTACGCTCGCGACATGAATGTGCGTGACATGGATATCCGCCAAACTCAATTGGCGGCTGCCGTCATGCAAATGATCGAAGACGATCTGCGGGCAACGTTGCACACCGTGCCTGCCGATATGGCGGGATTGGAGTCGTTGTTGGCGGCTTCGGGCGGTGGCGAGTCGGCAGCAGCCGGCGATGGTGAAGACTTGTCGGCTGCGGGGATCGATTCAGCTGTCGATGACTCAGCCGCTGTTGGAACGGAGGCCGTTGACGCGTCGTCGATGGATCTGTCTGCGGGTTCAGCAGTGCTGCAGACGCCTGGTTTGATCGGAAACCAATCACAAATACAAATTGATCTCAGCCGTTTGCCGCGTCTGGAAGAGTACGTCGCAATGCTGGATGGGACGACTTCGGACATCGAAGACGTACCAAGCGACTTGAAAACCGTCGCTTATTTCGTTCAGCCTGCCGGAATTACTGGTGGCGTCCAAGATGCGCTGGCGACGATCAACGAAGATCAGTCATTGGCCGAAGCGGTTGATGATGGCAGCTCCGAAAATGAAAGCGGTGGATTGGTCCGCCGGTCGCTTGACCGCGCAGCAACCTTGCACGCCGCTTCAACGGGCGCGTTGACGTTGCTGAATCAAACGGGCGAATTGCTGGCCCCCGAGGTCTTGTCGATTCAGTTCGAGTATTGGGACGGGATCACTTGGCAACTGATGTGGAGCAGCGATGAATACGGTGAACTTCCGCTGGCGGTCAAAGTCGAGCTGGCGATGTCGGATCCAACCGCGCTGCTAGCCGATGGCTCGGGCTTGGATCCTGATGCGATTCGCACATTTTCGCACATCGTGCGTCTGCCGCTGGCTCGTCCGATCGACACGACTGAAGAAGACGTTGCGGGGGTAGCACTGTGA
- a CDS encoding prepilin-type cleavage/methylation domain-containing protein: MRSVAVRSRIAFTLLELLLTLSVLAAIASVVIPQVGLLMGDRRLVRAAEQWRVEMTRSRVDAMRQGRVLMVQGMVEGNSFRIKPYFSTSDATEAIDQTGSQSALLSGADQGNAVSLDVDSEAEEVIELPEGISVVSVGVVSAARASEIEQMTLADQSSGWSRPILFYPDGSTSTASIVMSGGDVGRIVVKLRGITGDVTISEVLP, encoded by the coding sequence GTGAGGTCCGTCGCCGTCAGATCTCGCATCGCCTTCACCCTGCTTGAATTGCTGCTGACGCTATCCGTGTTGGCAGCAATCGCGTCGGTCGTGATTCCTCAAGTCGGCCTGTTGATGGGTGATCGGCGACTTGTTCGTGCTGCCGAACAGTGGCGCGTCGAGATGACGCGCAGCCGCGTTGATGCGATGCGTCAGGGCCGTGTGTTGATGGTCCAAGGAATGGTCGAGGGAAACTCGTTTCGAATCAAGCCGTACTTTTCGACTAGCGATGCCACCGAGGCGATTGACCAAACCGGATCACAATCGGCGCTACTTTCGGGGGCCGATCAAGGCAACGCTGTGTCGCTTGATGTCGATTCCGAAGCCGAAGAAGTGATTGAGTTGCCCGAGGGGATTTCGGTGGTTTCCGTTGGTGTTGTTTCAGCAGCTCGGGCATCTGAGATCGAACAAATGACGCTTGCCGATCAATCGTCCGGGTGGAGTCGTCCGATCCTGTTCTATCCCGATGGTTCCACCAGCACCGCCTCGATTGTAATGTCGGGTGGCGACGTTGGACGCATTGTAGTCAAGCTTCGCGGAATCACTGGCGACGTCACGATCAGTGAGGTGTTGCCGTGA
- the pilM gene encoding type IV pilus biogenesis protein PilM: protein MPKKIALDWDEVELRMVAGQVSGGRVKVTDVAVIPLKDTSAVEALRSAVSSHGLVGMEALVAIGRGYAELRELQLPPVPDEELPDMVRFQAIRSFASAGDSATVDFLVTHRKDTGVEMIAAAIGPAKLNEVRKTCEASGITASRVSLRPLAASALYLIQPKASAEGNIVLIDLLAGDAEIVVARQGRVIFVRTVRMPTDPATRPRALAGELRRSLVACGISGTPEKVVLWGRASVHADDQVMLAEASKCPVEVIDPFELVDVDAKLKSELPDHVGRLAPLVGLLAADEAHSDRLIDFLNPRKRIEVEPNRLRSAAMVAVPAVLAIVGGYFLYRNLGKMDAEIAELKTANAAMKPAVDAATDSINRTEIVDKFLDGDVNWLEEMRRLAVAMPPADKMIVRGLTGTTEPRRGGGKLVVTAAVTEPIVMDEFEQSLRDSTHSVVGDGVNESKSKDAYRYGINETITIEAEAVRNVRYQKILETMMAETSARAEGAAAPPNEEAKEPPVDSALASPSETEAKSETEAESEKEVETESDADAAKSEVQA, encoded by the coding sequence ATGCCAAAAAAGATAGCCCTCGATTGGGACGAAGTCGAACTGAGAATGGTCGCTGGCCAAGTCTCGGGTGGACGCGTGAAAGTGACGGACGTCGCTGTTATTCCATTGAAGGACACGTCCGCGGTTGAGGCACTGCGCAGTGCCGTCAGTTCGCATGGACTCGTTGGGATGGAGGCTTTGGTCGCGATCGGACGTGGCTACGCGGAACTGCGTGAATTGCAGTTGCCGCCTGTGCCGGATGAAGAACTTCCTGACATGGTTCGGTTTCAAGCGATCCGCAGTTTCGCATCGGCCGGTGACAGCGCAACGGTCGATTTTTTGGTCACCCACCGCAAGGATACCGGTGTCGAAATGATCGCCGCTGCGATTGGACCAGCGAAACTGAACGAAGTTCGTAAGACTTGCGAAGCTAGCGGGATTACGGCAAGTCGGGTCTCGCTAAGACCACTGGCAGCATCGGCACTCTATCTGATTCAGCCAAAAGCGTCGGCCGAGGGTAATATCGTTCTGATCGACTTGTTGGCCGGTGACGCTGAAATTGTGGTGGCCCGCCAGGGACGCGTGATCTTTGTTCGAACGGTCCGAATGCCAACGGATCCGGCGACCCGGCCTCGGGCGCTTGCAGGAGAACTGCGCCGCAGTTTGGTGGCATGTGGCATCTCCGGGACGCCCGAGAAGGTAGTCCTGTGGGGACGGGCGTCGGTGCACGCAGATGATCAAGTCATGCTAGCCGAAGCATCGAAATGTCCGGTCGAGGTGATCGATCCATTCGAATTGGTCGATGTTGATGCCAAGCTAAAGAGTGAGCTTCCCGATCACGTTGGTCGGTTGGCGCCGTTGGTTGGTTTGTTGGCTGCGGACGAAGCCCACTCCGACCGATTGATCGACTTTTTGAATCCGCGTAAGCGCATCGAGGTGGAACCGAACCGTTTGCGTTCGGCTGCCATGGTCGCCGTGCCGGCTGTGCTAGCAATTGTGGGCGGGTACTTCTTGTATCGGAATCTTGGAAAGATGGATGCCGAGATTGCTGAACTGAAGACTGCAAATGCAGCGATGAAGCCGGCGGTCGACGCGGCGACCGATAGCATCAATCGAACCGAAATCGTCGACAAATTTTTGGATGGCGACGTCAATTGGTTAGAAGAGATGCGACGGTTAGCGGTGGCAATGCCACCGGCGGACAAGATGATTGTTCGCGGGCTGACGGGTACCACTGAGCCACGACGTGGTGGTGGGAAATTGGTCGTGACGGCGGCAGTGACTGAACCGATCGTGATGGACGAATTTGAACAATCGCTGCGTGATTCGACACACAGTGTTGTTGGTGATGGCGTGAACGAATCGAAGAGCAAAGATGCTTATCGGTATGGGATTAACGAAACGATCACGATCGAAGCGGAAGCGGTTCGTAATGTTCGCTATCAGAAGATTCTGGAAACAATGATGGCGGAGACCTCAGCTCGAGCGGAAGGAGCTGCTGCCCCACCGAATGAAGAAGCGAAAGAACCGCCAGTTGACAGTGCCTTGGCTTCGCCATCTGAGACAGAAGCTAAATCTGAAACAGAAGCCGAATCTGAAAAAGAAGTTGAAACCGAATCCGACGCCGACGCTGCGAAATCGGAGGTGCAAGCATGA